The Fusobacterium sp. JB019 genome has a segment encoding these proteins:
- a CDS encoding extracellular solute-binding protein — MKKILGKILVASLIFTLTACGSKESKEVAKQKVQDEKLVIYSTHPENLIEAVASEFEKETGIEVDYINLKGALADRVLAEKDAPQADIMYGGASSLFIDLSKKDVFEKTTPSWAEDLNPLFKDPNGTWYGTIQTPVVMFYNSEMLSKGEAPKDWSDLIKPEYKNQLVFRDARSSSAKATYSSLLYQYEKEGKLSEGWEFMKALDANTKQYYGSGSLQFQAVGRKEASLSFAVLSSIIVNKEKGLPLEIINAESGSPVITDAIAVIKNAKHKDAAAKFLEFAGSAKIQSKLAVEFNRMPTLDAAIATSPKWMQEIKFKAMDVDWKVLSENQSDWMQKWDSEIKSNND, encoded by the coding sequence ATGAAAAAAATACTAGGAAAAATATTAGTTGCAAGTTTAATCTTTACTTTAACAGCTTGTGGTTCAAAAGAATCAAAAGAGGTTGCAAAACAAAAGGTTCAAGATGAGAAATTAGTTATCTACTCTACTCATCCAGAGAATTTAATAGAGGCTGTAGCTTCTGAATTTGAAAAAGAAACTGGAATAGAAGTAGATTATATAAATTTAAAGGGAGCATTAGCTGATAGAGTATTAGCTGAAAAAGATGCACCTCAAGCAGATATCATGTATGGTGGAGCTTCATCATTATTCATTGACTTATCAAAAAAAGATGTTTTTGAAAAAACAACTCCATCTTGGGCAGAGGATTTAAATCCTTTATTTAAAGATCCAAATGGTACATGGTACGGAACAATTCAAACTCCAGTAGTAATGTTTTACAATAGTGAAATGTTAAGTAAGGGAGAAGCACCAAAAGACTGGAGCGATTTAATAAAGCCTGAATATAAAAATCAATTAGTGTTTAGAGATGCAAGATCATCTTCAGCTAAAGCAACATATTCAAGTCTATTATATCAATATGAAAAAGAAGGAAAATTATCTGAAGGTTGGGAATTTATGAAAGCTTTAGATGCTAATACAAAACAATATTATGGAAGTGGATCATTACAATTCCAAGCTGTTGGAAGAAAAGAAGCTTCTTTAAGTTTTGCTGTTTTAAGTTCTATAATTGTAAATAAAGAAAAAGGTCTTCCTTTAGAAATAATAAATGCAGAAAGTGGTTCACCTGTAATTACAGATGCTATTGCAGTAATAAAAAATGCTAAGCATAAAGATGCAGCAGCTAAATTCTTAGAATTTGCTGGAAGTGCAAAAATTCAATCTAAACTTGCAGTGGAATTTAATCGTATGCCAACTTTAGATGCAGCTATTGCAACTTCTCCAAAATGGATGCAAGAAATTAAATTTAAAGCAATGGATGTTGATTGGAAAGTATTATCTGAAAATCAATCTGACTGGATGCAAAAATGGGATTCAGAAATTAAAAGTAACAACGACTAA
- a CDS encoding PHP-associated domain-containing protein, translated as MFIDTHMHCAEGSDDSFIGIAEIVSKAKAMGLDGICITDHDTNRAKECVKNYGKEHNFKVFVGAEILTHEGDILVFGLDDLPKEKLYAQELIDLVNSKGGVTIAAHPFRENNRGCGKQLRDLKGLAGIETFNGSTKDYNNLNAYKHAVELGLSTTAASDCHTNDAIGKFCTKFLDNIETEEDLIKALKNKRVRPAIYKDGKYMEINV; from the coding sequence ATGTTTATAGACACACATATGCATTGTGCAGAAGGTTCAGATGATAGCTTCATTGGAATTGCGGAAATTGTTAGCAAAGCCAAAGCTATGGGACTTGACGGAATATGTATCACAGACCATGATACAAACAGAGCAAAAGAATGCGTAAAAAATTATGGGAAAGAACATAATTTTAAGGTCTTTGTAGGAGCTGAAATCCTAACGCATGAAGGAGATATACTAGTTTTCGGATTAGATGATCTTCCAAAAGAAAAGCTTTATGCCCAAGAATTAATAGATTTAGTTAATTCTAAGGGGGGAGTTACTATTGCTGCCCATCCTTTTAGAGAAAATAACAGAGGTTGTGGTAAACAGTTAAGGGACTTAAAAGGTCTTGCTGGTATAGAAACTTTTAATGGGAGTACAAAAGACTATAATAATTTAAATGCCTATAAGCATGCTGTAGAATTAGGTTTATCAACAACAGCAGCTAGTGATTGTCATACTAATGATGCAATAGGGAAATTTTGTACAAAATTTTTAGATAACATTGAAACAGAAGAAGATTTAATAAAAGCTCTTAAGAATAAAAGAGTAAGGCCAGCCATATATAAAGATGGAAAATATATGGAAATAAACGTTTAA
- a CDS encoding outer membrane protein OmpK, with protein MKKKLLIIIMLCFGQLAMAKYEPWNYNMVQVSLFSGNNAADGTRGSVDDIYAEMEGFHRHDLLDLYWFNDFFDISNSGSSDMHGVKPSIYGEFNPRISLDGLLGKDLSIGRFNEWFLSYQFDYDNGDYKGGLRRHQIGIGSYFDLEKFDYVRVNLFARYATKSYGKPNENKWDGYLFNVAYMAPLYTFENGWVLSYSGWIDYVFGAKESEKYNNSWNNTSGTDNSLQWFNQLKLQIDNFGVSASVKVNHSFTEVNNSPSNSSDSTQYILGVHYKF; from the coding sequence TTGAAGAAAAAACTGTTAATTATTATTATGCTATGCTTTGGTCAACTGGCAATGGCAAAATACGAACCATGGAATTATAATATGGTTCAAGTAAGTTTATTTAGCGGAAATAATGCTGCTGATGGAACTAGAGGAAGTGTTGACGATATTTATGCTGAGATGGAAGGATTTCATAGACATGATTTATTAGATTTATATTGGTTCAATGATTTTTTTGATATCTCAAACTCTGGAAGCAGTGATATGCACGGAGTAAAACCTAGTATTTATGGAGAGTTTAATCCACGTATCTCTTTAGATGGACTTTTAGGAAAAGATCTTTCTATTGGAAGATTCAATGAATGGTTCCTTTCGTATCAATTTGATTATGATAATGGAGACTATAAAGGTGGACTTAGACGTCATCAAATAGGAATAGGAAGTTACTTTGATTTAGAAAAATTTGATTATGTTAGAGTAAACTTATTTGCAAGATATGCAACAAAATCATATGGTAAACCAAATGAAAATAAATGGGATGGTTATTTATTTAACGTAGCTTATATGGCTCCTTTATACACATTTGAAAATGGATGGGTACTTTCATATAGTGGATGGATAGATTATGTTTTCGGTGCTAAAGAATCTGAAAAATATAATAATAGTTGGAATAATACTTCTGGAACTGATAATTCTCTTCAATGGTTTAATCAACTTAAACTACAAATAGATAATTTTGGTGTTTCAGCTTCAGTAAAAGTTAACCATAGTTTCACTGAAGTAAATAATAGTCCTTCTAATTCTAGTGATTCTACTCAGTATATTTTAGGAGTTCATTATAAATTCTAA
- a CDS encoding putative manganese transporter — translation MSLLNNFFSIVYGAAADTFIAVGSFVGITLLLFGYINYKTEGQLVKTIEERKKLQVVLGALLGLTPGCGGAIMVMPLYLLGKVSFGTVIATVIATMGDAAFVIIVYSPKIFLVVSIISFIVAIITGYLIDFFNVGINLIEKISSKEELKKLHKEFEDEPTELELNAKKESKHKNSLEGIFYLFRHNQGYKIFWVFAVLGFALGVMDLMQIDLDTAFPIKNLRVIGALGTFFSIAYTIISKKIIKDDNIGETESKLESLKETLVHNAGETAFVITWIFMAFLLYEVGLEILGGEEVLINLMNKNGFLVVIVAVLIGLIPGCGPQIVLATLYVTGALPFSALIANAICNDGDALFPLLAINKKSALWVTLYSLVPAVIAGGIFYLLGY, via the coding sequence ATGAGTTTATTAAACAATTTTTTTAGCATAGTATACGGTGCAGCAGCTGATACATTTATAGCTGTTGGAAGTTTTGTAGGAATAACTCTACTATTATTTGGATATATTAATTATAAGACAGAAGGGCAATTGGTTAAAACTATAGAAGAAAGAAAAAAATTGCAAGTGGTTCTTGGAGCTCTTTTGGGACTTACTCCAGGATGCGGAGGAGCTATAATGGTAATGCCTCTTTATCTTTTAGGGAAAGTAAGTTTTGGTACGGTAATAGCAACAGTTATTGCTACCATGGGAGACGCTGCCTTTGTAATAATTGTATATTCTCCTAAAATATTTTTAGTTGTTTCAATAATATCTTTTATAGTAGCTATAATAACAGGTTATCTAATAGATTTTTTTAATGTTGGTATTAATTTAATAGAAAAAATAAGTTCTAAAGAAGAATTAAAAAAACTTCATAAAGAATTTGAAGATGAACCTACAGAGCTTGAATTAAATGCAAAAAAAGAAAGCAAACATAAAAATAGTTTAGAAGGAATTTTTTATTTATTTAGACATAATCAAGGATATAAAATATTTTGGGTGTTTGCAGTTTTAGGATTTGCTTTGGGAGTTATGGATCTTATGCAAATAGATTTAGACACTGCTTTTCCAATTAAAAATCTTAGAGTTATAGGAGCACTTGGAACATTTTTTTCTATAGCTTATACAATTATTTCTAAAAAAATTATAAAAGATGATAATATCGGTGAGACTGAAAGTAAATTAGAATCTTTAAAAGAAACTTTGGTACATAATGCTGGAGAAACAGCCTTTGTAATTACTTGGATATTTATGGCCTTCTTATTATATGAAGTTGGTCTTGAAATTCTTGGAGGAGAAGAAGTTTTAATAAATCTAATGAATAAAAATGGATTTCTTGTTGTGATAGTAGCAGTACTTATAGGTCTTATTCCAGGATGCGGTCCTCAGATTGTACTTGCAACTCTTTATGTGACAGGGGCTCTACCTTTTTCAGCTTTAATAGCTAATGCCATATGTAATGACGGAGATGCTCTTTTCCCGCTTCTTGCTATTAATAAGAAATCAGCTCTATGGGTAACATTATATTCACTTGTACCAGCAGTAATAGCAGGAGGAATTTTTTATCTCTTGGGATATTAA
- a CDS encoding ABC transporter permease subunit: protein MINSIMKNKEKIYTVLSILSLLIIWKVLAVVINKSIIVPSPEETFRELVSIIKSPYFIVTVLGTIKRVLLGFFISFMLAMTLSLLAGFNNVIYYLLKPVVTIIKVIPTMGVILLALIWLKSRYATIFVGFLIIFPILYENNLKGIKSVDKNLLEMSKIYEISSFDLIKDIYIPSMKPFILAGINNALSINLKIIIAAEVLSELPNSIGSFLQIEKTALNTPGVFAWCLVALIIGGSFEIILSNITKRF from the coding sequence ATGATAAATTCTATTATGAAAAATAAAGAAAAAATTTATACAGTGCTATCTATTTTATCTTTACTTATAATATGGAAAGTTTTAGCGGTAGTAATAAATAAAAGTATAATAGTTCCTTCTCCTGAAGAAACTTTTCGTGAGTTAGTTTCTATTATAAAATCACCTTATTTTATAGTTACAGTTCTTGGGACAATTAAAAGAGTTTTACTTGGATTTTTTATATCTTTTATGTTAGCGATGACACTTAGTTTACTTGCAGGCTTTAATAATGTGATTTATTATCTTTTAAAACCAGTAGTAACTATAATAAAAGTAATTCCAACTATGGGGGTTATATTGCTTGCTCTTATATGGTTAAAATCAAGATATGCCACTATATTTGTAGGTTTTTTAATTATCTTTCCTATTTTATATGAAAATAATCTAAAGGGAATAAAATCAGTTGATAAGAATTTACTTGAGATGTCTAAAATATATGAGATTAGTTCATTTGATTTAATCAAAGATATTTATATTCCATCTATGAAACCATTTATTTTAGCAGGAATTAATAACGCTTTATCTATAAATTTAAAAATTATTATAGCAGCAGAAGTATTAAGTGAGCTTCCTAATTCTATTGGAAGTTTTCTTCAAATTGAAAAGACAGCTTTAAACACTCCTGGAGTTTTTGCATGGTGTTTAGTTGCTTTAATAATAGGAGGTTCTTTTGAAATTATATTAAGTAATATTACTAAAAGATTTTAA
- a CDS encoding ABC transporter substrate-binding protein, translating to MKKNIIALIFTLLSLTIFGNDKIKVVSPAGAPAMTLLKTMDENKRILNKDIEYEILNASDVLASKIISKEADIAIIPSNLASNLYNKGIDIRLVSTSIWGVLYLVSRDESIKTWDDLKGKEVVSIGRNLTPDAILRYLVKANGLEVGKDIKISYTNSSPEVAQLFLAGKIDTAIIPEPVLSSVLMKKKDTHIIFNIQDEWKKASKADIPQGVMVVQADLANNHKEFLDKFVENYKESIGWVNANPIKAGEINSKFSKKNQGKMIASSIKRSNLMFKSAKDSKKELEEYFKVLLEFNPKLVGGKLPDDKFYYEK from the coding sequence ATGAAAAAAAATATAATTGCGTTGATCTTTACATTATTATCATTAACTATCTTTGGAAATGATAAAATAAAAGTTGTTTCACCAGCAGGGGCACCAGCTATGACTTTATTAAAAACAATGGATGAAAATAAAAGAATTTTAAATAAAGATATAGAATATGAAATATTAAATGCATCAGATGTACTTGCATCTAAAATAATATCAAAGGAAGCTGATATAGCTATTATCCCTTCAAATTTAGCAAGTAATTTATATAATAAGGGAATTGATATTAGATTAGTTTCAACATCAATCTGGGGAGTATTATATTTAGTTTCAAGAGATGAATCTATTAAGACTTGGGATGATTTAAAAGGAAAGGAAGTTGTTTCCATTGGAAGAAACTTAACTCCTGATGCTATTTTAAGATATCTTGTAAAGGCGAATGGCTTAGAAGTAGGAAAAGATATAAAGATAAGCTATACAAATAGTTCTCCTGAAGTAGCCCAGTTATTTTTAGCAGGAAAAATTGATACAGCAATCATACCTGAACCTGTTCTTTCATCAGTATTAATGAAGAAAAAAGATACTCATATTATTTTTAATATTCAAGATGAATGGAAAAAAGCTTCAAAGGCAGATATTCCTCAAGGAGTTATGGTTGTACAAGCTGACTTAGCAAATAATCATAAGGAATTTTTAGATAAATTTGTTGAAAACTATAAAGAAAGTATAGGATGGGTTAATGCTAACCCTATTAAAGCAGGAGAAATTAATTCAAAGTTTAGTAAAAAAAATCAAGGGAAAATGATTGCTTCATCAATTAAAAGAAGTAATTTAATGTTTAAAAGTGCAAAAGATTCTAAAAAAGAGCTAGAAGAATATTTTAAAGTTCTTTTAGAATTTAATCCAAAATTAGTTGGAGGTAAGTTGCCAGATGATAAATTCTATTATGAAAAATAA
- a CDS encoding ABC transporter ATP-binding protein: MIKIKNISKSFDDLKVIDDISFEIGKKEIVCILGPSGCGKSTLLNIIAGLNKEYLGTIENNVSKISYVFQEDRLLEWKTAYENIQFVNKNSEKKDILKLMKEIGLEGFENNYPRELSGGMRQRCSIARAFNFKAPLLIMDEPFKSLDYTLSLQMIKKLIKVWQESENSILMVTHNIDQALMLGNKLLVLSKKPTVLLEEIKIDIPQDKRKLTEKILIDTRNKVIDLLI; encoded by the coding sequence ATGATAAAGATTAAAAATATTTCTAAAAGTTTTGATGATTTAAAAGTTATTGATGATATATCTTTTGAAATTGGTAAAAAAGAGATTGTATGCATACTTGGACCTTCAGGATGCGGGAAATCAACTTTACTTAATATAATAGCAGGTTTAAACAAAGAATATTTAGGAACAATTGAAAATAATGTGAGTAAAATTTCATATGTCTTTCAAGAAGATAGATTACTTGAATGGAAAACAGCATATGAAAATATTCAGTTTGTTAATAAAAATTCAGAGAAAAAAGATATATTAAAATTAATGAAAGAAATTGGATTAGAAGGATTTGAAAATAATTATCCAAGAGAATTAAGCGGAGGAATGAGACAAAGATGTTCCATTGCAAGGGCATTTAATTTTAAAGCGCCACTTCTTATTATGGATGAACCTTTTAAATCTCTTGATTATACTCTTTCTCTTCAAATGATTAAAAAATTAATAAAAGTTTGGCAGGAAAGTGAAAATTCTATTTTAATGGTAACTCATAATATTGATCAAGCATTGATGCTTGGAAATAAATTACTTGTTTTATCTAAAAAACCAACAGTTTTACTTGAAGAGATAAAAATTGATATCCCTCAAGATAAAAGAAAGTTAACAGAAAAAATATTAATAGATACAAGAAACAAGGTAATAGATTTATTGATTTAA